From Shewanella psychrophila, a single genomic window includes:
- the fdh3B gene encoding formate dehydrogenase FDH3 subunit beta — MATMKFLCDTKRCIECNGCVTACKNENDSALEWGIQRRRVVTINDGQRGEASISVACMHCTDAPCMAVCPANCFYQTEDGLTLHNKDTCIGCGYCLYACPFGAPQFPKKGAFGTRGKMDKCTFCAGGPEENHSDAERQKYGSNRIAEGKLPMCAELCATKSLLAGDAEIISSIFRERVAYRGSKNAIWG; from the coding sequence ATGGCTACAATGAAATTTTTGTGTGATACCAAACGCTGCATCGAGTGTAACGGTTGTGTCACAGCTTGTAAGAACGAAAACGACTCGGCTCTAGAGTGGGGTATTCAACGTCGCCGCGTTGTTACTATCAACGACGGTCAAAGAGGTGAGGCTTCTATCTCGGTAGCATGTATGCATTGTACAGATGCACCTTGTATGGCTGTTTGCCCGGCAAACTGTTTCTACCAGACTGAAGACGGTTTAACACTACATAACAAGGATACTTGTATTGGTTGTGGTTACTGCCTCTATGCTTGTCCATTCGGTGCACCTCAGTTCCCTAAGAAGGGCGCCTTTGGTACTCGCGGTAAGATGGATAAATGTACATTCTGTGCCGGTGGTCCTGAAGAGAACCATTCAGATGCAGAGCGTCAGAAGTACGGCTCAAACCGTATCGCGGAAGGTAAGCTACCTATGTGCGCCGAGCTATGTGCGACCAAATCGTTACTGGCGGGTGATGCTGAGATTATCTCATCTATCTTCCGTGAGCGTGTGGCATACCGTGGCTCTAAAAATGCAATCTGGGGTTAA